The stretch of DNA AGCTTTGAATACCGACATTGCTCCACCTGTTCCTATTGCCACTGCTAGGACTGGCGAAAATATGGCTTGGAGTAGTTGCATTTGTAAATGGCTTGATGAAGGTTGATTCACAATTGAACCAGCTACTATTCCTACAATAATTGAATAAGAAATTAGCACTAGAGTTAATCCTAACCATCCTGAAAGCCACGCATAGATAGGTTTAGCACCAACAGGTAACAATGATAGAACTAGAAAGATAGGTGCTACGTAAACTACTAATAAAAAAGACAGTTGTAAAATATATTGAAATCCTGCTGCTAATCCACTCAGAATAATAAATATTGCCCCTTGCACAACTTTATTAATTATTTCTCCCGTAACTTCGGCAGGATTCCACGTAACAGGAATTCCAGCTATTCCTCTATCTTTTTTAGTTGCTTCTGCCTGTTCTTTAGCAATTTTAATTTTTTTATCAATACATTGCTGACGTTCTTCTGGTGTTGCTATGATGTCGCATTCAGCAATACGACTCTGTACAGCAGCAATAAAGGCTTGGTCTGTATTCACACTGCGTATAGCATCTTTCAGGGTAATTCCGTTCCTCGTAATTGACAAAATACTACTATTTAAATTAACTGTTACATTCCTCAATGCTAATGATGTATTAGCTAGCATTACTCCATTATTAGACAGCATAATAATTACTAGGAGTGGAAAAGCCATTTCACTAACTACATTATGTGAAAAACCTTCATCACTAATTTGTCTATACCACCCCAATGACCAAAAACTCACCAGTACAATAGCTATTAACATCGATACTGATACTACAGCTATATAAATTGGGCTAGTACCTGTTGCTAAATCTTTCCAATCTTGCTCAAACGCATTCATCACTAAGTCTGAGCCTATTTCTGCTCCTTTTACTATTCCACTAGATAATGTTTGTCCTAAAATTAAAGACATAAATCACTCACCCCACTCAATTGAGGAATATTAAACTTATTCGCAATTCGCTACTTTTTACATTTGCAATTAAGATTAACGACAATCTAATTGAATAATTGTTGATTAACAGTTTAGATATCAACCCATCACTGAATGAGAGTTAACCGTGAACAGTGATAACTGATAATTGTTAAAGCCAACATTGATTTTATAACTGCGAATTGTGGAAAGCAGCGAATTGTGAATTAGATTTATTGATTCTTCCAAAAAGAATCTAATGCAGAGCCAGCACGTAATATTTCCCTGGATGTGGCTGATGATTCTGCTTTTTCCTTTTTAGACTGGATACTCATTTGTTCTGATATATCAGCCAGATTCATGTTTGTTGTTGCTAGCAGTTGTGTTTGCTTTTGAGCCTCACTATGAACTGACTTTGTTAGCATGGCTGTTTGTAAATTCTGCACCGCCATTTTTTTGAGAATATCTTGTGTTACTACATCATATTGAGCAGAAGAAGCCTGTTCTAATGTGTCGCCAACAGCAGTATTAGTTATTTGGGCTTCTTCTGCTTGATTTTTTTGCCCCTCTGCTCCTAACACTGCTTGAGATTGTGCGCGGGTATATGACTGATGCACATCTATTTGAGCCTGTTCACCTTGAATTTCTGGACTAGTATTAATTACATCTGTATCTTCTTGTCCCGACACAGCGTTGTTAACTTCTTCCCCAGTTTTTATGGGGTCTTTTTGCCCTTCTTTGATTGCTTTATCTATAGCTTTCGCTAATTCAGAATTGATACCCCCCCATTTGACACTGATTTTTTTAAAATCGAGATTAACGTATTTACTTGCTGTTTTTAAGTATTCTTGTCCTTTGATATATAAGTCCAATGTTTTTTCTAGAAACGTCTTTTTGGGCTTCTTGACTGGATTTGCTACATCTACATCTGAACTCGCTTCTACTTCAATAGTATCTACCACAACATCTTGGTTTGGTGCTTCAGCTTTCGCTGGAATACTATTTAAAGATATTTGCACCGCCAAAAGAGTTATCAGGATCTGCTGCCATTTGATATGTTTCATATAAGTCCTCTAAACTTACTGTAAATGGTGTTTTTGAACAATAAGAAGAAACTACAGCTTGTTTTTTAGTCATATCTAAAGATATAGCTGTTACTTCTAAAGGCTTTGGTGGATTATCACCTCTTTTTGAAAGAGATTTAAAGAATTGACTATCATAATTATCTACATTAGGAGGTAAGAGATAATCTGGTTTTGTTTTGATTAATAAATAATCAGAATCTTTTTTAAATTCACTATTGATTCCTGGTTGTTTTAAAGCTGGATTTTTTATATTGTTGTATATCAAATTCTGAAGACTAGGACTATGATTTATAGCTGCCCTCGCCAGAGCAAAACCTGCTTCACAATTTTTTTCTCTTTCAGCAATAAATTTCTGATATTCTTGTTGATTATGCTGCCAGACTTGAAAACTTCCTATTGATGTTACTCCTGCTAATATTGCCAACAATATTTTATTTTGAACGAGCATTAATAGATTATTCATAGTGGCTGTCCTTGTTGTATACACTCGACATAATATTTAGAAAATGCTGCTATCCATTCAAACTTATCTTGGTATCTTTCTTTAAATTCATCTCGCTTCGCTTGTTCTTCCCGACTGTTAGCAACCAAAGCCAATAGAGGATAAGACGGGTAATAACGACACCTGATATATCTGTTGTTATAATCCAACAGCCATAATGTATATAACTGTTGAATATTTGGCGTGAAAGTTTCGTTTTTATCAATGATTTCTCTGGGAATGCCGAGTATTTCACAAAAACTATTGGCTGCACCTGGAACAATTTTTCCAATCAATCTCAAAGGCATATTCTGTAATATTTGTTCCCCTGCCTCCGATTTGGCAATTGATATCACATCTTGGGCTGCAAGGATAATCCGACATCCTGATTTCCTTGCCGTCGCGCATTTTCGCCCTACTAATCTTGACAACGCCGGAAAACGTAGTAGTACAGAAGCTTCATCCATGAAAAATACACTGTTGGGTGAAGCTAATGTTTGTCTTGATGCTGCTATGTATGCTGACATCCCAAATATTTCGGCATCTTTACTCGATTGCAGATTCGTCAGAGCAAAGGTAATTAGTTTGGCATCTGTTTCAAATGTTGATGGTTTACATATTGCGTCCCCTATTGAACTTGAACGCCAGTATTGAAGGCGCAGCCGGATATAGTTCAATGCTTTATCTACATTTTCATCTTCGTATCCCAGGCTTATACGGTCTGTGGAAAAAAAACGCTCCATGTCTACCAGGGTGGGGGTGTTCCCCCAAGCCGCAGAACCCAATCCTCCTTTCTTGGCTTCTACAAAGCGTCTTTGAATGTCGGAGTCATCGTAAAAGGCTTTTATCCCCAGTGGGATTAATGACTCTATTGTTTGTGCCAAGAATCCGTCAAATGATTGTGAACCCAAGACTAACTGAAGCACAATTAAATTGACATCGTTTCTGTGGGCTTTGACTCGTTCTTCTTGTTGTTCTTCCGGTATTTTTGATAAGTCCAAGGGCTGCACTAAGTTGTTTGATTCTCTGGCAATATCAAAATAAAATCCGTTGTAATACGGCGTAAAATCTCCAAACGTTCCTGAACCATCATCGTTTGGCAAGTCAATCATGAGTGTTGACATTCCCAAGGCTAAACATTCAGCAATGATTGAGGACACTAATACTGATTTCCCTGAACCTGTTGTACCGATTACCATCATGTTTTTTGTTTTGGTTAAATCGATACTTACACTTGAGTGTCCCTCGTCCGCAATCAATTCAAATCCTTGTTTATCATTGGAGACTATTTGCACCAATGGTGTTAACCCAACTATTTCACTGGCGAAAAATGCTACTCTTCTGTTAAACGGACTTGTTAGCTGTGGTCTTTGCCTTAAGAGTAATGTTTCCAGCCATATCAGCCATGTATACTGCCTCTCTCGTGTTAATTCTGTTGGTTGATTCACATAGCCGGAAATTAATCTACAAGCATCTTCAATTTCTTCTGGTGTCTCTCGATAAATCAAGACTATCAGTGCCACATTTAGCGGTACATCACCTGTATAGAGTTGTTTTTGGGCATTTACTGACCATTCCGTATTTAACTGTGATGCTACATCGATGGTTTTTCTAGCTGCACTTATCTCTGCATTTCGGGATCTCCTTGTAATTAGCTGCTGAGTCAACCGCACCATTTTCTGGTCGGCGGGACTCATCTCTGTGATAATTTCGATATCGTGAATGGTATCTCGCGCAAATATATCCCACAAAAAGCGCACTTGATTCACTGTCGAAATAAACGCTTCTGGTTTTTGGGTTAAGGTCATTACACCTACATATTTACCTTTAGTGTTTTTTTGATTTGGCAGACATACCCACTGCCTATCTGCGTAGGGTATGCCATTATTCAACAACACTGAGGTTATATGAGCATTGTCTATGTACTGTTTGACTTTTGGTATAACTTCATGAAATTCTTCTGCTAACCCTTGCTCATCAAACACTAGAGTATGAGGAACTTTTACTGATTTTGCTCCTACCAAAAACGTCAATTCTCTCCATAATTCCTTTTCGGTTTTTGGGGTGGGATTTAAACCCATTTGTGCCAATATCTGTTGATACCTCAGCGAAATATTTATGGCTTTTTCGAGGATTTGCATGAGGTTTTTTCTTGTCAGTTCTGTTGCACCTGTAGAGGTAAACCTTCGCTGTAAGAAGTTTGATAGTTTTACTATTGCCCTATCTACTGCATCTCCCGCTTCTGTTCCTCCTGGTTTAATTGTGAATGTTGTATACACATTGAGAACTATCTTTTTGCGTTTTTTCTGTCTTGTCAGTTCTTGTAATCTTGCTAAACATCCCCAATCTAAGAACTCACTTTCATCATTCACTGGATTACTTAAACGGTGGCGAAAATGTTCTATTACCTCATCTTCATCACAGGATGAACTCCAGCGAAATGTAAATCTCTCTCCTTGAGGGATTTCTTTACAGCCATTCTCAAATACACGAGCTAATGCTTCTACTTGCTCTTCTGAATTGAATAATGGGTTTACTCCTGTACAACTGTAACCGAATATCAACTGCAATGTATTATCAGTGTCGCCGACTTGCTTTTTACTGAGCAAGTAAGCTCCTATTGTATATCCTCCTTTTTTTAATCTCACTAGGGTAGTGAGGTCTAACTGGTCTTCAAAAGGATTGATTTTTTTAGTAGGCGTGTTTGCCTTTTTTAGTGCCATAAACGAATTTTTTTAGAGCCTACTTTTTTCTTATCTAGCGGTGAAGAATATTTGACATACCCGCGTGTCCAATTTGGTACAGCAGGAAAAATTCTTGACCAAAATAGATAAGGTCTTTTCCCCGATAAACTTATGGTTGTCGCACTAAACCACAGTCCTATTAGAATGCTCCAGATCATTCCTACTCCCAATAGGAATGCCAAGAAAAAACCACAGCCGAATGAGCCGATGGCAATCGCAAACTGAAATCCTGTAAAGATTCCAATTGCTGCACTTTTTCCTAATGATTGATTGACTGGCTTGATTTCTTTCTGTTTCATTTAACAGGATGCTGTAACACCATTAAATAAGATATTTTGTGCTATGAACAGCACCAGTGTAATGAAAAATATACCGATGGGTTGTTGCACTAATTGGGTTACTTCTTGACCTTCTCCTAAAGCATTCGCTACCTTCACCCCAGAAGCTACAAAGTAAACAAAGAGTATCACTGTGATACCCGCATTTATTACCCCTGGAAGAGCAGCTAATGCAGGACTAGAACTACTGGTAGATGTTCCACCAAACATACAAGTTAGTGCTATCTGTGTGGGGTTGAAGAGTCCAAATGCGTGAACTGGCATTGCTTGGAGTCCAATAATTAATGTTGTTCCTGACGCATATATTTGATGCTGATATTTCCGTCCTAACCTGCCTAAAATTCTTGCCAAAATTTGAGTGTTTGTCCCTGATTCTGAGCATCTAGTATTACTAGATGTCATGGCAATTACTTTTTTATCCATATTCACCTAATCAGATTGAAACTTCAAACAAACTAATTACAATACGCTTTTACGTTGAGAAATAATGGTGCAAATAAAAGCGCATTTTTATTAAGCTTAAATGTTCTTTTACGCAGATGATTATTTATCGCAAGAACAATAAAAAGAACTTTATTACACTAACCCAAAATGAGAATAGTTATAGCAAAAATATTTCAAATATCTATACATTTATTTACTAGTTAAACCAGACTTTTCTCAGTTTTTTACAACTTTCTATACTTGACAGTAAAGATTTTTTATGAATTAACGAGTTTTTAGATTAGATTTATCAATATTTTCTATGTGTTTTATCACTTTAATTAATAAGATAAACATCAAATTAATCTAAATATTTTTTTTATAATTTTAAACTTATTGCAAGCATAAATCAAATTTTGTGATGGCAAATACTCTTTTGAGACAGGTATCTCGATTCTGTGACCAATATTTTATTCCTGTGACAGATATTAAAAAACTAAAGGCAGCATAGACAAAGCAAAACAATTGCTCAGTATTAGCTATCCCAATCCAACAAAAGAGTTGTTTGGGGAAAAATCAAATAATTTCTTAATTTTTACGGACAAAAATTCGATAGATTATTGTCCAATCAATGCAGAGATTACATTGGACTTCATATATATTTTACAAGCGGGTTTTGGAGTGTATGCTGGCGATTGTTGAGATGGCTTCACAAGTTGATACATTCCGGCATAGCTCCGAAACCTGCAACTATTCACCATCTTTGGCATTAAGCCTGTTTTTGCAGATAGTAAAGATACAACTAGGCGATCGCAATTAGGCCTTGGGCTTGAGTTGCTTAACTGCCTTGCGTTCTTCTGGGGTTAACTCTGCCCACACTGCTGCTTTAAATTCATCAGTCCATTCTTCTAAAAATGAGTCAATCATTTCCCAGGACTGGTCTGCAATACACTCCCTAATCAGTGCTGCATTCGCCCACACATTTCTCACTGCATCTTTTTCTGTAACTACCTGCTGTGGTTCGTCGGTTGTAGGCTGTGGTTCTTCAGTAGATAATTCTTGTTCTTCATTTTGTTGGCAGTTGTCGTCAGTGGTTGTTGTCGGCAGAATGGGTGAATTTTGTCGGCGGTTGTCGGCATCTGTCGGTAAATTTGTCGGTAATATGTCGGCACTCTCAACATTAGTATTGGCAATACTTTCAGCCAATGACTCTTTTTTTGTCGGCGTTGTCGGCGTTGTCGGCGAAATTATAGATAAAATTTCATCTGGATTTACTACTGGATTCACCACACTGGGGTTAACCACATTTTGATTTACCACACTGGGGTTAACCAATAAATTGATGTCGCCGACATTTTTATCACTGACAATCAAATCACTCTCATCCAAGACTTCAAAAATCTCTGAAAAATCGCCGACATTGCCGACATTTTTAAATTCGATAGACTCAACCCCAGTATTTTCAATGGCTTCAGGGTTTTTAATTATCGCCGACATTTCGCCGACATCTGCCGACATTTTTTGAGACTCAGGATTCAAAACTATTGATATATCTGGCTTACGAGTATTTTTAGCCATCGCCGACAAATCGCCGACATTTTTGGTGGAGCGAAATTCTAACTTTGTTCCACTCCCCCGTAACTGGCCATAGCCCATATCTTTGGCTTTAATCATCAGTTCTCTAATTTCTGCTGTCTTCATCCGTCCCTTAGCTGTTTGGTTGCGGCTAATCTCCCTGGCGTTTAACCATCCTTGTTCCCCTAGTGACTGCCGTTTCATGGACAGGTTAATCATGGCGAGGATTGCTGATTGTGTAGTTTCCCCAGCAATCTGTAAATGCACTGCCTGAATCTGCTGTAATAAATGCTCCACAATGTCGGCGGCTTGTTTGACCCGAATTAGGGGGATAACTGTGGGCGGTGTGCCACAATATGGGTCTGAAAGTTCATGGATGAGATGCAGGTTGAGTGATAGTCTGCCTAATAGCCCTTTGCATTTTTTCAGGAATTCTTTTAAAGCACCATTGGGCAACCTAGCCGCTTCATACTGCCATTTGGTGTCTACTTCCCGAAAATACTTATAAGCTTCACCTGTAATGTGATAGGTTTGGGGCTGACAATCAAGTGTAGCTTTGTAGAGTCCTTTGACTATGCCGGTGACATCAATGCTTTGGGCGTTTTCTTCGGGTAATAGTCGAATTGTCTCTGGCAAGATGGAGAATGTAAACCTGGGTAGGAGTCCATCGCTAGCCCCTAGCTGAAAATATTTGTCCAGTATGGTAGGTTGTAATCCCCCTAGCCAAGCGGTGTTACTTTTTTCTACAAAAATATTTTTAGAAACCTTGGCTTCGCTAAAACCATCGCCGTCATACAGGCTTAAAAATTCTTGACGGTCGTTGCCTTGTCCCTGTTTATATTGATTAAATCCCTTAAATAAACCTGATAGTTCGTCAACTACGTTCAGGATGGAGTAATCTGGGGCTTTGGCGATGTAATCTTTTAAACCTTCCAGGGTAGCACCGGTGAGATACATTTTGTTAATTGGTGGTGGTGGTTCTGGTGGGGGTGTTGATTGGTCGGATTGTTGCCAAGCGGCTAAAGAACGTTCGTACTGTTGTGATTGCTCTGCAAAGCGTTTCTTTTCGGTTTTTCTGAGAGCATTCAGGGGTTTTTTGACTAGGGAGCGAAAGATAATGGATTTACCAGAACCACTGTCACCGACTAGGGCATGGTTGATGGCGGGGTTTTGATAGAATTCGTTGTGTTTATTGCCAATCAATACTTGTGTGCCAATCAGGTGAGTTGCGCTGATGACGCTGATCAGGGACATCATTAATGATGTTTGGGGTAGTGATTGGTTGATGCCGAACAGCATTAAGGCTGTGGCTAGTTTGGTGGGGAGGAATTTTCTGATGTCTAGTTCGAGGTTGGCACAGTCGAGCAGTTGTTGAATGTCTTCTTTGATGATTTCGTCTTCTTCTGCTGTGCGATATTCGGTTTCGACATCGTTGAGGAATCTATCTAGTCTAAGGGGGTAATATTTTTTGTTAACCTCTGTCTTATAGCGGCTTAATCCTGATTTTGATGTGCCTGATTCCAGTAATTGGATGTACTCGGCTTTGAGGGCATCGTAGGGAATGTTCGCTGTGGGGTGTAGGATGACATTATCGGGTTTGTTGGTGATTTCGTCGGGTGTGGTTTTTTCAGCGATCGCGTTTTGCATGGTATCGGATGCGATGACCTCCGGTCTGGCGTAGCTCATCGCCTGTGTTGTCGGTTGTGGTTTGATGTTAATGTTCTGGTGACGTTGCCATGCTTTGATGCAATTTAAAAGCGCGTCATCAGTCAATGTAGCTGATGGATTGCTTTTTTCGGCTGACTTCCAAATCCGATCTGCGTCTCTTGCTGATAGAGGTGGGGAACATCTAGAGCAATAATCATCAAATAATTGCCTAGCGTCACCCTCGAATCTATAGCCAAGATGAGTTAATCTTGCAGATGTGCCAATTAAGTTTCGGGCAAGTTTAGCCCCGTTATCATCCCGGCTGCCTTGTCCTACACCGCGATCTATTAAATCTCTGTCGTCTTTGGTTAAACACTGGTAAAGTGGTACATCGCCTATGAGTGCTACATCGTTTGTGAATGGCGTTGTTGCTGTGTTAGCAGCAGATTCATTCAAGAAATACTCAATTACCCAAATCGGACATTGTGTAATCTCACAATCTTGGGGGGAATTTACCCATTTATATGAGCCTGTTTCGGGGTGAACTGATGGTGGTAAAACGCTTTGGCATCCATTCCAGCGCAATTCTAGAAGCTGGTCTTTACCGTCGTCACCTTTTACGCCAGTGTTAATCTTTCTCGTTTCGATGACTGACCAATATTCTTCAGGTACTTGTACAAGATACTGGCAACGTCCAGGTTTTCCAGATGTGAAGCTGATGGTTCTCGGCAATCCACCTAGTTTATTTAACAAATCATGGGGAGCATTTCCATCTGCGTCGATCGCTAAAATCCCACCTGACCATTTACCAGTCCGCAGTCCATAACCTTTAGGATAAACTTTGTAAATTCCATCTTTGCCACTTGCGGTGTCACCGTTCTGGATCAGCTTTGCTAACACTTCATGCTGAATTGGTGTTTCATTTTGCCAGTCGGCACGGTAAGGACGTTTATTGTTCAATACTGGTGTTAATGCCCAGTCTTGAGGTATTAGTTTTAATCCTGCGATCAGTCGAGGAGTGATGTCATTGGAGGCATTGTTGAACTGTGCAACCATTAGCGGATACCTCCTTGAAGACTATCTAATTTTTGAGCATTGTTTAATAGACTGTTGAGATTGACTGGTGTCATTTTTTCTTCTCCGATGGTGAATTGGTTGTCATCGGAGCTACCCACTGTTGGGGCAAAGTAGCGAAGCTTTAATCGAGTGTTACCAACGAGAAAAACAAAAGCAGTTAAATTTACCAGAAAACAGTTGTCCTCGGAAAAGGTTAAATTTCTGAGCTTGAAACTGTCATCGTGAGTTTTTTGCGGTAAAGCCACCTGATTTAAGTTGCACCATTTACACCATTACGACGCAGACATTGTTAGACTGATATTGCATTTAAGGTGGTTGTTAACTGAATCGCTAACATACCGAATCGTTATTACTATGTCTGGCGTGTGGGTAGCAACCAATTTCTTAATCTAATTACTATCCAAAGATGACAGGTAAAACGATTGGTTTACCTTTTGGATAATAAATACAGCAGAAATCAGCCCTAGACGTTAGCTCAAGGGCATAAAATGCAACTTGTATGTAATTAAATGAATATTCCACGACGTTTTCCTCATGTATGAGGCATCTAGTCGTCAGATTTGTCCCAAAATCTTTTTTGGCTCAATTTTTCTTGCCAATGCTCTGTTTTAAGTTCAGAGTCGGGATAAATTGTGTCGCTAGATGCCTTTTTTTACTTTTTGTCTCAAAAAAGGCATAAAAAGTCCCGCCCTGTGTGCTAAGATTGCCAACAGGGTTTAACGGTGAGTCACTGTTTGTTTTGAACAATTTGGGCGTGTGACCGGCAAGTCTTATTAACTCCAAATGTTCTACAACGACTCACACCTATTTTGATTACTTGAATACACTGCTTCGGTTTTTTATACCTCCTCTTGAGAACTAATTGCAGTTTTACGTGCAGACTTACTCTCGCTAGGGTAGCATGAAAAGCTGCTTGACCGTATAAAAACAGCTTTATGTATTAAATCTTGTAGATTTGTAAAGCGATTGCTCCCAGATGGTGGGCGATCGCTTTTTAATTGCCTTACTGCTTTAATTAGGTTTATTTGTTTCATGTATGCCTGCCTTTTTTGAATCCCATCGAAGAAGTTCCCCAGGTTGGCATTCATAGCGATCGCAAATCTTAGCCAAAACGCCGGGGGCTGGGAGTTGTTGGGGATTGTTATAGAGGTTGTAAGCTGTGGCTTGTGCAATTCCAGTTTCTTTGCGGAATTGATAAACGGTTATTCCTTTGCTATCGACAAACTCCTTGATCGTATTTCTCACTGGCATTTTTTCATATAGATGAATTCATAGTAATAATAATGAGCTATTCATTGCTAATACATTAGCAATAACTATGAATTTCTTGTTATGTATAACATTTTAGTATTGCTAATCGCTTGAACATATTGCTAGCTGTTTAGTATTATAACAACAGGTGGACGAAACAAGTCTACACCCGAACCAAGACAGCTAAATAATTAGGAGACTGTAAGTGGTCAACATTTTGTGTTGCGATATCGGCAATTACAGCAGTATCACCGCCCTCAAAGGTGAAAAACCTCGCGTGATGCGTTCAGTATTCCAAGATGTAACCTATACATCAGCACGCGACTTTGATACCGAGGAATCCCCTTCTGTCAAGCTAGACAACAAAGTTTTAGTCCTGGGCAATCGTGCAGCCAAGCAGAAAAACCCACAAACCGCAGCAGAACGCGGAAAACAACTACCAGAATTTGTCAAACCATTTACCCTAGCAGGCTTGCGCTCCAACTTTGATGGCACAGTCCGGTTTTTAGTCCCA from Nostoc sp. CENA543 encodes:
- a CDS encoding type IV secretion system protein produces the protein MSLILGQTLSSGIVKGAEIGSDLVMNAFEQDWKDLATGTSPIYIAVVSVSMLIAIVLVSFWSLGWYRQISDEGFSHNVVSEMAFPLLVIIMLSNNGVMLANTSLALRNVTVNLNSSILSITRNGITLKDAIRSVNTDQAFIAAVQSRIAECDIIATPEERQQCIDKKIKIAKEQAEATKKDRGIAGIPVTWNPAEVTGEIINKVVQGAIFIILSGLAAGFQYILQLSFLLVVYVAPIFLVLSLLPVGAKPIYAWLSGWLGLTLVLISYSIIVGIVAGSIVNQPSSSHLQMQLLQAIFSPVLAVAIGTGGAMSVFKAFTSGVNFSLSVLSRAIR
- a CDS encoding helicase HerA domain-containing protein; translation: MALKKANTPTKKINPFEDQLDLTTLVRLKKGGYTIGAYLLSKKQVGDTDNTLQLIFGYSCTGVNPLFNSEEQVEALARVFENGCKEIPQGERFTFRWSSSCDEDEVIEHFRHRLSNPVNDESEFLDWGCLARLQELTRQKKRKKIVLNVYTTFTIKPGGTEAGDAVDRAIVKLSNFLQRRFTSTGATELTRKNLMQILEKAINISLRYQQILAQMGLNPTPKTEKELWRELTFLVGAKSVKVPHTLVFDEQGLAEEFHEVIPKVKQYIDNAHITSVLLNNGIPYADRQWVCLPNQKNTKGKYVGVMTLTQKPEAFISTVNQVRFLWDIFARDTIHDIEIITEMSPADQKMVRLTQQLITRRSRNAEISAARKTIDVASQLNTEWSVNAQKQLYTGDVPLNVALIVLIYRETPEEIEDACRLISGYVNQPTELTRERQYTWLIWLETLLLRQRPQLTSPFNRRVAFFASEIVGLTPLVQIVSNDKQGFELIADEGHSSVSIDLTKTKNMMVIGTTGSGKSVLVSSIIAECLALGMSTLMIDLPNDDGSGTFGDFTPYYNGFYFDIARESNNLVQPLDLSKIPEEQQEERVKAHRNDVNLIVLQLVLGSQSFDGFLAQTIESLIPLGIKAFYDDSDIQRRFVEAKKGGLGSAAWGNTPTLVDMERFFSTDRISLGYEDENVDKALNYIRLRLQYWRSSSIGDAICKPSTFETDAKLITFALTNLQSSKDAEIFGMSAYIAASRQTLASPNSVFFMDEASVLLRFPALSRLVGRKCATARKSGCRIILAAQDVISIAKSEAGEQILQNMPLRLIGKIVPGAANSFCEILGIPREIIDKNETFTPNIQQLYTLWLLDYNNRYIRCRYYPSYPLLALVANSREEQAKRDEFKERYQDKFEWIAAFSKYYVECIQQGQPL
- a CDS encoding DUF3987 domain-containing protein, translated to MVAQFNNASNDITPRLIAGLKLIPQDWALTPVLNNKRPYRADWQNETPIQHEVLAKLIQNGDTASGKDGIYKVYPKGYGLRTGKWSGGILAIDADGNAPHDLLNKLGGLPRTISFTSGKPGRCQYLVQVPEEYWSVIETRKINTGVKGDDGKDQLLELRWNGCQSVLPPSVHPETGSYKWVNSPQDCEITQCPIWVIEYFLNESAANTATTPFTNDVALIGDVPLYQCLTKDDRDLIDRGVGQGSRDDNGAKLARNLIGTSARLTHLGYRFEGDARQLFDDYCSRCSPPLSARDADRIWKSAEKSNPSATLTDDALLNCIKAWQRHQNINIKPQPTTQAMSYARPEVIASDTMQNAIAEKTTPDEITNKPDNVILHPTANIPYDALKAEYIQLLESGTSKSGLSRYKTEVNKKYYPLRLDRFLNDVETEYRTAEEDEIIKEDIQQLLDCANLELDIRKFLPTKLATALMLFGINQSLPQTSLMMSLISVISATHLIGTQVLIGNKHNEFYQNPAINHALVGDSGSGKSIIFRSLVKKPLNALRKTEKKRFAEQSQQYERSLAAWQQSDQSTPPPEPPPPINKMYLTGATLEGLKDYIAKAPDYSILNVVDELSGLFKGFNQYKQGQGNDRQEFLSLYDGDGFSEAKVSKNIFVEKSNTAWLGGLQPTILDKYFQLGASDGLLPRFTFSILPETIRLLPEENAQSIDVTGIVKGLYKATLDCQPQTYHITGEAYKYFREVDTKWQYEAARLPNGALKEFLKKCKGLLGRLSLNLHLIHELSDPYCGTPPTVIPLIRVKQAADIVEHLLQQIQAVHLQIAGETTQSAILAMINLSMKRQSLGEQGWLNAREISRNQTAKGRMKTAEIRELMIKAKDMGYGQLRGSGTKLEFRSTKNVGDLSAMAKNTRKPDISIVLNPESQKMSADVGEMSAIIKNPEAIENTGVESIEFKNVGNVGDFSEIFEVLDESDLIVSDKNVGDINLLVNPSVVNQNVVNPSVVNPVVNPDEILSIISPTTPTTPTKKESLAESIANTNVESADILPTNLPTDADNRRQNSPILPTTTTDDNCQQNEEQELSTEEPQPTTDEPQQVVTEKDAVRNVWANAALIRECIADQSWEMIDSFLEEWTDEFKAAVWAELTPEERKAVKQLKPKA
- a CDS encoding helix-turn-helix transcriptional regulator yields the protein MPVRNTIKEFVDSKGITVYQFRKETGIAQATAYNLYNNPQQLPAPGVLAKICDRYECQPGELLRWDSKKAGIHETNKPN